In Antechinus flavipes isolate AdamAnt ecotype Samford, QLD, Australia chromosome 3, AdamAnt_v2, whole genome shotgun sequence, a genomic segment contains:
- the GPR183 gene encoding G-protein coupled receptor 183 isoform X1 yields METNFTTPFTISPTNISRCDLYAHQNIAKILMPLHYIIIFIVGLLGNLLALSVIFQNRKKINSTTLYSTNLVISDILFTTALPTRIVYYALGFDWRIGESSCRITALIFYINAYAGVNFMTCLSIDRFFAVVHPLRYNKMKRTKHAKCVCIFVWILVFGQTLPLLIHSMSKEENGRITCMEYPNFEDIQNLPWILLGACLIGYAIPLVIILICYSQICCKLFQTAKQNPLTEKSGVNKKALNTIVFIIIVFVVCFTPYHIAIVQHMIKKLQKEPDCKEQHIFQISLHFTVCLMNFNCCMDPFIYFFACKGYKRRVMKLLKRQVSVSISSANKSAPDENSREMTENQAMIYSKSSNGRT; encoded by the exons ATGGAAACCAACTTCACAACACCTTTTACTATTTCTCCAACAAATATATCGCGCTGTGACCTTTATGCACACCAAAATATAGCAAAGATTTTAATGCCTCTTCATTATATCATCATCTTCATCGTTGGACTCCTTGGCAACTTACTGGCCTTGTCTGTCATTtttcagaacagaaaaaaaatcaattccaccACTCTTTATTCAACAAACCTCGTCATTTCTGATATACTTTTTACTACTGCTCTGCCAACCCGGATAGTATACTATGCTTTGGGATTTGACTGGAGAATTGGTGAAAGCTCCTGTAGGATAACTGCCCTTATATTTTACATTAATGCTTATGCAGGTGTGAACTTCATGACTTGTTTGAGCATCGACAGATTCTTTGCTGTGGTCCACCCTCTTCGATACAACAAGATGAAAAGAACCAAACATGCCAAATGTGTGTGCATTTTTGTCTGGATTCTTGTATTTGGTCAAACACTGCCACTACTCATACATTCTAtgtcaaaggaagaaaatggaaggataACATGCATGGAATATCCAAACTTTGAAGATATACAAAATCTTCCCTGGATTCTTCTTGGTGCCTGTTTAATAGGTTATGCTATTCCACTTGTAATCATACTAATTTGCTATTCTCAAATTTGTTGTAAACTTTTCCAAACTGCCAAACAAAATCCACTAACTGAGAAATCAGGGGTAAACAAAAAGGCTCTCAACACAATTGTtttcataattattgtttttgttgtctgTTTCACACCTTATCATATTGCAATTGTCCAACATATGATTAAGAAGCTGCAAAAAGAACCAGACTGTAAAGAACAACATATATTTCAGATTTCCCTCCATTTTACTGTATGCCTGATGAACTTCAACTGTTGCATGGAcccttttatatatttctttgcatgtAAAGGTTACAAAAGAAGAGTAATGAAATTGCTGAAACGTCAAGTCAGTGTGTCGATTTCAAGTGCTAATAAGTCAGCTCCTGATGAAAACTCACGTGAAATGACAGAAAATCAAGCAATGATCTACTCTAAGTCTTCAAACGGGAG GACTTGA
- the GPR183 gene encoding G-protein coupled receptor 183 isoform X2, translating to METNFTTPFTISPTNISRCDLYAHQNIAKILMPLHYIIIFIVGLLGNLLALSVIFQNRKKINSTTLYSTNLVISDILFTTALPTRIVYYALGFDWRIGESSCRITALIFYINAYAGVNFMTCLSIDRFFAVVHPLRYNKMKRTKHAKCVCIFVWILVFGQTLPLLIHSMSKEENGRITCMEYPNFEDIQNLPWILLGACLIGYAIPLVIILICYSQICCKLFQTAKQNPLTEKSGVNKKALNTIVFIIIVFVVCFTPYHIAIVQHMIKKLQKEPDCKEQHIFQISLHFTVCLMNFNCCMDPFIYFFACKGYKRRVMKLLKRQVSVSISSANKSAPDENSREMTENQAMIYSKSSNGR from the coding sequence ATGGAAACCAACTTCACAACACCTTTTACTATTTCTCCAACAAATATATCGCGCTGTGACCTTTATGCACACCAAAATATAGCAAAGATTTTAATGCCTCTTCATTATATCATCATCTTCATCGTTGGACTCCTTGGCAACTTACTGGCCTTGTCTGTCATTtttcagaacagaaaaaaaatcaattccaccACTCTTTATTCAACAAACCTCGTCATTTCTGATATACTTTTTACTACTGCTCTGCCAACCCGGATAGTATACTATGCTTTGGGATTTGACTGGAGAATTGGTGAAAGCTCCTGTAGGATAACTGCCCTTATATTTTACATTAATGCTTATGCAGGTGTGAACTTCATGACTTGTTTGAGCATCGACAGATTCTTTGCTGTGGTCCACCCTCTTCGATACAACAAGATGAAAAGAACCAAACATGCCAAATGTGTGTGCATTTTTGTCTGGATTCTTGTATTTGGTCAAACACTGCCACTACTCATACATTCTAtgtcaaaggaagaaaatggaaggataACATGCATGGAATATCCAAACTTTGAAGATATACAAAATCTTCCCTGGATTCTTCTTGGTGCCTGTTTAATAGGTTATGCTATTCCACTTGTAATCATACTAATTTGCTATTCTCAAATTTGTTGTAAACTTTTCCAAACTGCCAAACAAAATCCACTAACTGAGAAATCAGGGGTAAACAAAAAGGCTCTCAACACAATTGTtttcataattattgtttttgttgtctgTTTCACACCTTATCATATTGCAATTGTCCAACATATGATTAAGAAGCTGCAAAAAGAACCAGACTGTAAAGAACAACATATATTTCAGATTTCCCTCCATTTTACTGTATGCCTGATGAACTTCAACTGTTGCATGGAcccttttatatatttctttgcatgtAAAGGTTACAAAAGAAGAGTAATGAAATTGCTGAAACGTCAAGTCAGTGTGTCGATTTCAAGTGCTAATAAGTCAGCTCCTGATGAAAACTCACGTGAAATGACAGAAAATCAAGCAATGATCTACTCTAAGTCTTCAAACGGGAGGTAA